The following are from one region of the Paenibacillus sp. JZ16 genome:
- the rpoC gene encoding DNA-directed RNA polymerase subunit beta', producing the protein MLDVNNFEYMKIGLASPEKIRSWSRGEVKKPETINYRTLKPEKEGLFCERIFGPQKDWECHCGKYKRVRYKGVVCDRCGVEVTRAKVRRERMGHIELAAPVSHIWYFKGIPSRMGLALDMSPRSLEEIIYFASYVVTDPGDTPLEKKQLLSEKEYRSYREKYGYGFQAGMGAEAVKKLLQDIDIDKELEFLKEELRTAQGQRRNRAIKRLEVIEAFRNSGNNPEWMIMDVLPVIPPELRPMVQLDGGRFATSDLNDLYRRVINRNNRLKRLLDLGAPDIIVQNEKRMLQEAVDALIDNGRRGRPVTGPGNRPLKSLSHMLKGKQGRFRQNLLGKRVDYSGRSVIVVGPYLKMYQCGLPKKMALELFKPFVMKELVNKGLAHNIKSAKRKVERVSPEVWDVLEEVIKEHPVLLNRAPTLHRLGIQAFEPILVEGHAIRLHPLVCTAYNADFDGDQMAVHVPLSAEAQAEARLLMLASGNILNPKDGKPVVTPSQDMVLGSFYLTMDNKEEKGTGMILGSVNEAVSAYQREAAGLHARVAIPVKALGKTSFTEKQQDAILITTIGRIIFNEIFPASFPYINEATRTNLLQGTPEKYFVYEKGADIQKVIQELPISGAVGKEYLGSIIARCFETYHTTETSVILDKIKQLGFTYSTRAGVTVAVSDVIVPDEKNEILKESDEKVKVVTNQYRRGLITNEERYDRVIDIWSKTKDDITDVLMKSMDRFNSIMLMVDSKARGNKSQITQLGGMRGLMANPSGRIIELPIKSNFREGLTVLEYFLSTHGARKGLADTALRTADSGYLTRRLVDVAQDVIVREDECSTDKGFTVSRIQDGKEVIEDLYDRIEGRYAFETVRHPETKEIIVNRNELIDSDKAEEIVAAGVEKLQIRSILSCRARYGVCKKCYGRNLATGKHVEIGEAVGIIAAQSIGEPGTQLTMRTFHTGGVAGDDITQGLPRIQELFEARNPKGQATISEIDGVVKEIRETKDRREIEVQGEAETKVYAVTYGSRLRVSEGKQIEAGDELTDGSIDPKEMLRIKGIRGVQNYILQEVQRVYRNQGVEINDKHVEVMIRQMLRKFRIVDAGDTTLLPGSFVDMHEYETANKDAILSGKEPAVAKPVLLGITKASLETDSFLSAASFQETTRVLTDAAIKGKVDQLLGLKENVIIGKLIPAGTGMNRYRSVKFEGQNDVNDESQELETASID; encoded by the coding sequence TTGTTGGACGTTAACAATTTTGAGTACATGAAAATCGGTCTTGCTTCACCGGAAAAAATTCGCTCTTGGTCTCGCGGAGAGGTGAAGAAGCCGGAAACGATTAACTACCGTACATTGAAGCCGGAGAAAGAAGGCTTGTTCTGTGAGCGGATTTTTGGTCCGCAGAAGGACTGGGAATGTCATTGCGGTAAGTATAAGCGTGTCCGTTATAAAGGAGTAGTCTGCGATCGCTGTGGCGTTGAAGTAACACGCGCTAAAGTCCGTCGTGAACGGATGGGTCATATCGAACTTGCGGCTCCTGTATCGCATATTTGGTATTTCAAAGGCATTCCAAGCCGTATGGGTCTGGCTCTGGATATGTCCCCACGATCTCTGGAGGAGATCATTTACTTCGCATCTTATGTTGTAACCGATCCGGGAGATACACCGCTGGAGAAGAAGCAACTGTTGTCCGAGAAGGAATATCGCAGCTACCGTGAGAAGTACGGTTACGGATTCCAAGCAGGCATGGGTGCTGAAGCGGTTAAGAAACTTCTTCAAGACATCGACATTGACAAAGAGCTTGAGTTCCTTAAGGAAGAATTGCGCACTGCACAGGGTCAGCGCCGCAACCGGGCCATCAAACGCCTGGAAGTAATTGAGGCGTTCCGTAACTCCGGCAACAATCCGGAGTGGATGATCATGGATGTGCTGCCGGTCATTCCGCCGGAGCTTCGCCCGATGGTTCAACTTGATGGTGGACGCTTTGCGACCTCCGACTTGAACGATCTGTACCGTCGTGTTATTAACCGGAACAACCGTCTGAAAAGACTGCTGGATCTCGGCGCGCCGGATATTATCGTTCAGAACGAGAAGCGCATGCTGCAGGAAGCTGTCGATGCACTGATCGATAACGGCCGCCGCGGTCGTCCGGTCACAGGTCCTGGTAACCGTCCGCTTAAATCCCTCAGCCACATGCTGAAAGGTAAACAAGGACGTTTCCGTCAGAACTTGCTCGGTAAACGGGTTGACTATTCCGGTCGTTCCGTTATCGTTGTAGGTCCTTACCTGAAAATGTATCAATGCGGTCTGCCTAAGAAAATGGCGCTTGAGCTCTTCAAGCCGTTTGTTATGAAAGAACTGGTCAACAAAGGCCTTGCACATAATATCAAGAGTGCGAAGCGCAAAGTAGAACGTGTAAGTCCAGAAGTATGGGATGTGCTCGAAGAGGTTATTAAAGAGCATCCGGTTCTTCTGAACCGTGCACCGACGCTTCACAGACTCGGTATTCAAGCATTTGAACCGATTCTGGTTGAGGGCCATGCGATCCGTCTTCACCCGCTCGTATGTACAGCGTATAACGCTGACTTTGACGGTGACCAAATGGCGGTTCACGTTCCTTTGTCAGCTGAAGCTCAAGCTGAAGCACGTCTTTTGATGCTGGCATCGGGTAACATTTTGAACCCGAAAGACGGTAAGCCGGTTGTTACGCCTTCTCAGGATATGGTACTGGGTTCCTTCTATCTGACTATGGATAACAAGGAAGAAAAAGGTACCGGCATGATTCTGGGCAGCGTGAACGAAGCGGTTTCCGCTTATCAGCGTGAAGCAGCTGGTCTGCATGCACGCGTAGCGATTCCGGTGAAAGCTCTTGGCAAAACCAGCTTCACGGAAAAACAGCAGGATGCGATTTTGATTACGACGATCGGCCGGATTATCTTCAACGAGATTTTCCCTGCCAGCTTCCCGTACATCAATGAAGCGACTCGTACGAACCTGCTGCAAGGCACGCCTGAGAAGTATTTCGTGTACGAGAAGGGTGCAGATATTCAAAAAGTGATTCAGGAACTGCCAATCAGCGGTGCTGTTGGTAAGGAATATCTGGGTTCCATCATTGCACGCTGCTTTGAAACGTACCATACAACGGAAACCTCTGTGATTTTGGATAAAATCAAGCAGCTCGGTTTCACCTATTCCACTCGAGCAGGCGTAACGGTTGCGGTCTCCGACGTTATCGTACCTGACGAGAAAAATGAAATTCTGAAAGAGTCCGACGAGAAGGTTAAAGTGGTAACGAACCAATATCGCCGCGGCTTGATTACGAATGAAGAACGTTATGATCGTGTTATCGATATCTGGTCCAAGACCAAGGACGATATCACGGATGTACTCATGAAATCGATGGACCGCTTTAACTCCATCATGCTCATGGTAGATTCCAAAGCACGGGGTAACAAATCGCAGATCACTCAGCTCGGCGGTATGCGGGGTCTGATGGCGAACCCGTCGGGTCGTATCATCGAACTCCCAATCAAATCGAACTTCCGTGAAGGACTGACGGTACTCGAGTACTTCCTGTCCACGCACGGTGCGCGTAAAGGTCTTGCCGATACGGCGCTTCGTACCGCTGACTCCGGTTACTTGACTCGTCGACTTGTTGACGTAGCCCAGGATGTTATCGTTCGCGAAGATGAGTGCAGCACGGATAAAGGCTTTACCGTTAGCCGTATTCAGGACGGTAAAGAAGTTATCGAGGATCTCTACGACCGTATTGAGGGACGTTATGCATTTGAAACTGTCCGTCATCCGGAAACGAAAGAGATCATCGTGAACCGTAACGAATTGATTGACTCCGACAAAGCTGAGGAAATCGTAGCAGCTGGCGTTGAGAAGCTTCAAATTCGTTCCATCTTGAGCTGCCGTGCGCGTTATGGCGTCTGCAAAAAATGTTACGGCCGTAACCTGGCTACTGGTAAGCATGTTGAGATTGGTGAAGCGGTTGGTATTATCGCAGCTCAATCCATCGGCGAGCCGGGAACACAGCTCACGATGCGTACGTTCCACACAGGCGGCGTTGCCGGCGATGATATTACACAAGGTCTTCCGCGTATCCAGGAGCTCTTTGAAGCCCGTAATCCTAAAGGTCAAGCGACCATTAGTGAGATCGACGGTGTGGTTAAAGAGATCCGCGAAACGAAGGACCGTCGTGAAATCGAAGTACAAGGTGAAGCTGAGACTAAGGTTTACGCTGTTACCTATGGCTCCCGTCTGCGCGTAAGCGAAGGCAAGCAAATTGAAGCCGGGGATGAACTGACCGATGGTTCCATTGATCCGAAGGAAATGCTTCGTATCAAAGGTATCCGTGGCGTGCAGAACTACATCCTTCAGGAAGTTCAACGCGTATACCGTAACCAAGGCGTAGAAATTAATGATAAACACGTTGAAGTTATGATCAGACAGATGCTGCGTAAATTCCGTATCGTTGATGCGGGAGATACGACCCTGCTGCCAGGCTCCTTCGTGGATATGCATGAATACGAGACAGCTAATAAAGACGCTATTCTCTCCGGGAAAGAACCAGCGGTTGCTAAACCGGTTCTCCTCGGGATTACAAAAGCATCTCTCGAAACGGATTCGTTCTTGTCAGCAGCCTCCTTCCAGGAGACGACTCGCGTGTTGACTGACGCTGCCATCAAAGGTAAAGTCGATCAGCTGCTTGGTCTGAAAGAGAATGTTATCATTGGTAAACTGATCCCTGCAGGTACCGGTATGAACCGTTATCGCAGCGTGAAGTTCGAGGGACAAAACGATGTGAATGACGAAAGTCAGGAACTCGAAACAGCTTCTATAGATTAA
- the rpoB gene encoding DNA-directed RNA polymerase subunit beta codes for MAGHLVQYGRRTRRSYARINEVLEVPNLIEIQQKSYEWFLEEGLREMFQDISPIQDFTGNLVLEFIDYSLGEPKYTVDDAKERDVTYAAPLRVKVRLINKETGEVKEQEVFMGDFPLMTETGTFIINGAERVIVSQLVRSPSVYFSTKVDKNGKTTYTATVIPNRGAWLELEMDAKDIIYVRIDRTRKIPVTVLLRALGFGTDAEILDLLGNDEYIQNTLDKDNTDSTEKALIEIYERLRPGEPPTLENAKSLLVARFFDPKRYDLANVGRYKINKKLHIKNRLFNQRLAESLIDIDTGEIIAEAGQTVDRRLLDEIMPYLEKSVGFKNYHVTGGVMDSEDIPLQTIDVFSPIEDAKVVKVIANANIDKSVKHITQADIISSISYFINLLHGIGNTDDIDHLGNRRLRSVGELLQNQFRIGLSRMERVVRERMSIQDANVITPQALINIRPVIASIKEFFGSSQLSQFMDQTNPLAELTHKRRLSALGPGGLTRERAGFEVRDVHHSHYGRMCPIETPEGPNIGLINSLSTFARINEYGFIEAPYRWVDPKTGKVTDQIDYLTADEEDNYIVAQANAELNEDGTFADEMVIVRYNKQSDNILPMPSDRVDYMDVSPKQVVSVATALIPFLENDDSNRALMGSNMQRQAVPLLIPKAPLVGTGMEHKSAKDSGVCIVSKHDGIIERSSANEIWVRRVENVDGQEVKGDLIKHKLHKFMRSNQGTCINQRPIVKRGDVIKKGDILADGPSTEMGELALGRNVVVAFMTWEGYNYEDAILLSEKLVKEDVYTSIHIEEYESEARDTKLGPEEITRDIPNVGEEALKNLDERGIIRIGAEISAGDILVGKVTPKGVTELTAEERLLHAIFGEKAREVRDTSLRVPHGSDGIIVDVKVFTRENGDELPPGVNQLVRVYIAQKRKISEGDKMAGRHGNKGVVARILPEEDMPFLPDGTPVQVVLNPLGVPSRMNIGQVLEVHLGMAALQLGIHVASPVFDGASEYDVFDTMEEAGMQRNGKTVLYDGRTGERFEREVTVGVMHMIKLAHMVDDKIHARSTGPYSLVTQQPLGGKAQFGGQRFGEMEVWALEAYGAAYTLQEILTVKSDDVVGRVKTYESIVKGENVPEPGVPESFKVLIKELQSLGMDVKILSENEEEIEMKELDDEDDAQGDKLSLNLEGTEVGVE; via the coding sequence TTGGCAGGACATCTTGTTCAATATGGTCGACGCACTCGGCGAAGTTATGCTCGTATTAACGAGGTACTCGAAGTTCCGAACCTGATTGAAATCCAACAAAAATCTTATGAATGGTTTTTGGAGGAAGGACTCCGCGAAATGTTCCAGGACATCTCGCCGATTCAGGATTTCACAGGTAATTTGGTGCTAGAGTTCATTGACTACAGCCTTGGAGAACCGAAATACACCGTCGATGACGCGAAAGAACGCGACGTTACTTATGCGGCGCCGCTCCGCGTGAAAGTCCGGCTCATTAACAAGGAGACCGGAGAGGTCAAGGAGCAGGAAGTGTTCATGGGAGACTTCCCGTTAATGACGGAAACCGGAACATTCATTATCAATGGTGCCGAACGGGTTATTGTCAGCCAGTTGGTTCGCTCTCCCAGCGTCTATTTCAGCACAAAAGTGGATAAAAACGGTAAGACGACGTACACTGCAACAGTTATCCCTAACCGCGGCGCTTGGCTTGAACTGGAGATGGACGCGAAGGACATTATCTATGTCCGGATCGACCGTACCCGTAAAATCCCTGTAACGGTACTTTTACGTGCACTTGGTTTTGGTACAGATGCCGAGATTCTGGATCTTCTGGGCAATGATGAATATATTCAAAATACGCTGGATAAAGACAACACCGACTCCACGGAAAAAGCGCTCATCGAAATCTATGAACGTCTTCGTCCGGGCGAGCCGCCAACACTGGAGAATGCGAAGAGCCTTCTCGTTGCCCGTTTCTTCGATCCGAAGCGTTATGATTTGGCTAACGTTGGTCGCTACAAGATCAACAAGAAGCTTCATATTAAGAACCGCCTCTTTAATCAGCGTTTGGCAGAGAGTTTGATAGACATCGATACGGGTGAGATCATTGCAGAAGCTGGTCAAACCGTAGACCGCCGTCTTTTGGACGAGATCATGCCTTACCTTGAGAAGAGCGTAGGCTTCAAGAACTATCATGTTACCGGCGGTGTGATGGACAGCGAGGATATCCCGCTGCAAACGATCGATGTATTCTCTCCGATTGAGGATGCCAAAGTCGTGAAGGTCATCGCGAACGCAAACATTGATAAATCGGTGAAGCATATTACACAGGCAGATATCATTTCTTCCATCAGCTATTTCATCAACCTGCTGCATGGGATTGGCAATACGGATGATATTGACCACCTGGGTAACCGTCGTCTGCGTTCCGTAGGCGAATTGCTTCAAAATCAGTTCCGTATCGGTTTGTCCCGGATGGAACGTGTCGTTCGTGAAAGAATGTCGATTCAGGATGCAAACGTGATTACGCCGCAGGCGCTTATCAACATACGTCCGGTTATCGCATCGATTAAAGAGTTCTTCGGAAGCTCCCAGCTGTCGCAGTTCATGGATCAGACCAACCCGCTTGCGGAACTGACCCATAAACGTCGTCTGTCTGCTCTCGGACCCGGCGGTTTGACTCGTGAGCGTGCGGGCTTTGAAGTGCGGGACGTTCACCACAGTCACTATGGCCGTATGTGTCCGATCGAGACGCCGGAGGGACCGAACATCGGTCTGATCAACTCCTTGTCGACGTTTGCGCGCATCAACGAATATGGCTTCATTGAAGCTCCGTATCGTTGGGTGGATCCGAAGACCGGTAAAGTAACGGACCAAATCGATTACCTGACTGCAGACGAAGAGGATAACTACATCGTTGCCCAGGCGAACGCCGAGCTCAACGAAGATGGTACCTTCGCTGACGAAATGGTTATCGTCCGTTATAACAAGCAGTCCGATAACATCCTTCCTATGCCGAGCGACCGTGTAGACTACATGGACGTATCGCCTAAGCAGGTCGTGTCGGTAGCGACGGCGCTCATTCCGTTCCTTGAGAACGATGACTCCAACCGCGCGCTGATGGGATCCAACATGCAGCGGCAGGCTGTTCCGCTTCTTATTCCTAAAGCTCCGCTCGTCGGAACCGGAATGGAACACAAGTCTGCGAAAGACTCCGGTGTATGTATTGTATCCAAACATGACGGGATTATTGAACGTTCATCCGCTAATGAAATCTGGGTCCGCCGTGTGGAAAATGTCGACGGACAAGAAGTCAAAGGCGATCTTATTAAACATAAATTACACAAATTTATGCGTTCGAACCAAGGAACATGCATCAATCAGCGTCCAATCGTTAAACGCGGCGATGTCATCAAAAAAGGTGACATTCTCGCAGACGGTCCATCCACGGAGATGGGCGAATTGGCACTGGGCCGCAACGTCGTTGTTGCGTTCATGACTTGGGAAGGTTACAACTACGAGGATGCGATTCTTCTCTCCGAGAAACTGGTCAAAGAGGATGTGTACACTTCGATTCATATCGAGGAGTACGAATCCGAAGCTCGCGACACGAAGCTCGGACCGGAAGAAATTACGCGTGATATTCCTAACGTAGGTGAAGAAGCACTGAAGAACCTTGACGAGCGCGGAATTATCCGCATCGGTGCCGAAATCAGCGCCGGAGATATTCTCGTAGGTAAGGTAACGCCTAAGGGTGTAACCGAGCTGACGGCTGAAGAGCGTCTCCTGCATGCGATCTTCGGTGAGAAGGCTCGCGAAGTGCGCGATACCTCGCTGCGCGTTCCTCACGGTAGTGACGGAATCATCGTAGACGTGAAGGTGTTTACACGTGAGAACGGTGACGAATTGCCGCCGGGCGTTAACCAACTGGTTCGTGTTTACATCGCACAGAAACGTAAAATCTCCGAAGGTGACAAAATGGCCGGACGTCACGGTAACAAAGGTGTCGTTGCCCGTATTTTGCCTGAAGAAGATATGCCGTTCCTGCCAGATGGCACGCCGGTTCAAGTTGTGTTGAACCCTCTAGGGGTTCCATCACGGATGAACATCGGTCAGGTGCTCGAGGTTCACTTGGGTATGGCTGCGCTCCAGCTCGGCATTCACGTGGCTTCACCGGTATTTGACGGTGCAAGCGAGTATGACGTGTTTGACACGATGGAAGAAGCAGGCATGCAGCGCAATGGTAAGACCGTATTGTACGACGGACGGACGGGTGAACGTTTTGAACGTGAAGTTACCGTCGGCGTCATGCACATGATCAAGCTCGCGCACATGGTTGATGATAAAATTCACGCCCGTTCTACGGGACCATACTCTCTCGTTACGCAGCAGCCGCTGGGTGGTAAAGCTCAGTTCGGTGGACAGCGCTTCGGTGAGATGGAAGTGTGGGCACTTGAAGCTTACGGTGCTGCTTATACGCTGCAAGAAATTCTTACCGTCAAGTCGGATGACGTGGTCGGCCGGGTGAAAACCTACGAATCCATCGTCAAAGGCGAGAACGTTCCGGAACCGGGTGTTCCTGAATCGTTCAAGGTATTGATTAAAGAGCTTCAGTCTCTTGGTATGGATGTCAAAATCCTGAGCGAGAATGAAGAGGAAATCGAGATGAAAGAACTCGATGACGAAGACGATGCTCAAGGTGATAAACTGAGCCTTAACTTGGAAGGCACTGAAGTCGGAGTGGAATAA
- a CDS encoding class I SAM-dependent methyltransferase, translating to MPNQHYYSNQPEIAHDRKELKTELRGQTFNFISDAGVFSKSGVDYGSKVLIEAMNFNQHAEVLDVGCGYGPIGLSAAKMAAQGHVTMIDINSRAVELAKENAKRNGISNVTILESDLFAAVQGQQFDVVLTNPPIRAGKETVHAIFEEAWKHLREDGQLWVVIQKKQGAPSAKAKLESLFHQVEEVTKDKGYRIFKATKSS from the coding sequence ATGCCGAATCAACATTATTACTCGAATCAGCCGGAAATTGCTCATGACCGTAAGGAGTTAAAGACGGAGCTTCGGGGGCAGACTTTCAACTTTATCAGTGACGCGGGCGTATTCTCTAAGAGCGGCGTGGATTATGGCAGCAAGGTTTTAATAGAAGCTATGAACTTTAACCAGCATGCTGAAGTATTGGATGTTGGCTGCGGATATGGTCCGATCGGTCTGTCAGCGGCAAAAATGGCTGCGCAGGGCCATGTGACGATGATCGACATTAATAGCCGTGCTGTCGAATTAGCCAAGGAGAATGCGAAACGTAATGGTATATCCAATGTGACCATCTTGGAGAGCGATTTGTTTGCTGCGGTGCAGGGTCAGCAATTCGACGTGGTTCTCACCAATCCGCCGATTCGTGCCGGGAAAGAGACGGTGCATGCCATATTCGAAGAAGCGTGGAAGCATCTGCGTGAGGATGGGCAGCTGTGGGTTGTGATTCAGAAGAAGCAAGGCGCGCCTTCAGCGAAAGCGAAGCTGGAGAGTCTATTTCATCAGGTCGAGGAAGTAACGAAGGATAAAGGATACCGGATATTCAAAGCGACGAAATCTTCTTAA
- the rplL gene encoding 50S ribosomal protein L7/L12 — MSKEQILEAIKGMSVLELNDLVKAIEEEFGVTAAAPVAVVGGAGAAEAAEQSEFDVILTSAGASKINVIKVVREITGLGLKEAKELVDNAPKPLKEKVAKEEAEAVKAKLEEAGASVEVK; from the coding sequence ATGAGCAAAGAGCAAATCTTGGAAGCAATTAAAGGTATGTCCGTTCTGGAACTGAACGATCTCGTAAAAGCAATCGAAGAAGAATTTGGTGTAACTGCTGCAGCTCCAGTAGCTGTTGTAGGTGGCGCTGGTGCAGCTGAAGCTGCTGAGCAATCCGAATTTGACGTAATCCTGACTAGCGCAGGCGCGTCCAAAATCAACGTAATCAAAGTGGTTCGCGAAATCACAGGTCTTGGCTTGAAAGAAGCAAAAGAACTGGTTGACAACGCTCCAAAACCATTGAAAGAAAAAGTAGCTAAAGAAGAAGCAGAAGCTGTTAAAGCTAAATTGGAAGAAGCAGGCGCATCCGTAGAAGTTAAGTAA
- the rplJ gene encoding 50S ribosomal protein L10: MANAKVIQAKQEAVDVVAAKLRESVSTVVADYRGLNVAQVTELRKQLREAGVEFQVLKNTLLRRATAAAELTDLDEVLTGPTAVAFGTNDAVAPAKILNDFAKKNDALKLKGGVVEGRVIGESEIKALAELPSREGLLSMLLSVLQAPVRNFALAVKAVAEKEEQGA, encoded by the coding sequence TTGGCAAACGCAAAAGTGATTCAAGCGAAACAAGAAGCGGTTGATGTCGTTGCTGCTAAGCTGCGCGAGAGCGTATCGACAGTAGTTGCTGACTATCGCGGACTGAACGTTGCGCAAGTAACTGAACTTCGTAAACAGCTTCGTGAAGCTGGCGTCGAGTTCCAAGTACTCAAAAACACGCTGCTTCGCCGTGCAACTGCGGCAGCAGAGCTGACTGATCTGGACGAAGTCTTGACTGGTCCAACAGCTGTTGCATTTGGTACCAATGACGCTGTCGCTCCAGCAAAAATCCTTAACGATTTTGCTAAGAAAAACGACGCGTTGAAATTGAAAGGCGGCGTAGTAGAAGGCCGTGTAATCGGAGAGAGCGAAATCAAAGCTCTGGCAGAACTTCCGTCCCGCGAAGGTCTCCTCTCCATGCTCCTCAGCGTGCTTCAAGCTCCAGTGCGCAACTTCGCGCTTGCAGTTAAGGCTGTTGCTGAGAAGGAAGAACAAGGCGCATAA
- the rplA gene encoding 50S ribosomal protein L1: MAKHGKKYVEAAKLIDSEATYEPLEAVELVKKAATAKFDETVEAAVRLGVDPRKQDQAVRGVVVLPHGTGKTQRVLVFAKGEKAKEAEAAGADFVGDQDMINKIQQGWFEFDVCVATPDMMSEVGKLGRLLGGKGLMPNPKAGTVTFDVAKAVQEIKAGKIEYRLDKAGQIHAPIGKVSFDAAQLNENLKALIDALNRAKPAAAKGVYLKGIAVSSTMGPSARVNTTVYR, encoded by the coding sequence ATGGCTAAACACGGTAAGAAATACGTTGAAGCTGCGAAGCTGATTGACAGCGAAGCAACTTATGAGCCTTTGGAAGCTGTAGAGCTTGTGAAGAAGGCTGCAACTGCCAAATTCGACGAAACTGTTGAAGCGGCTGTACGTTTGGGTGTAGACCCACGTAAACAAGACCAGGCTGTTCGTGGTGTTGTTGTCTTGCCTCACGGCACAGGTAAAACACAACGCGTTCTGGTATTTGCAAAAGGTGAAAAAGCGAAAGAGGCAGAAGCTGCTGGCGCTGATTTTGTTGGCGATCAAGACATGATCAACAAAATCCAACAAGGCTGGTTCGAGTTCGATGTCTGCGTAGCTACACCTGATATGATGAGTGAAGTCGGTAAACTTGGCCGTCTGCTCGGTGGTAAAGGCCTGATGCCTAACCCTAAAGCTGGTACGGTTACATTCGATGTTGCTAAGGCTGTTCAAGAAATCAAAGCCGGTAAAATCGAGTACCGTCTGGACAAAGCAGGTCAAATTCACGCGCCGATCGGTAAAGTGTCTTTCGATGCAGCTCAATTGAATGAGAACCTCAAAGCTCTCATCGATGCATTGAATCGTGCGAAACCAGCTGCTGCTAAAGGTGTATACCTGAAAGGCATCGCTGTTTCCTCGACAATGGGACCAAGCGCTCGCGTGAACACAACCGTCTACAGATAA
- the rplK gene encoding 50S ribosomal protein L11: MAKKVIKIVKLQIPAGKANPAPPVGPALGQAGVNIMAFCKEFNARTADQAGLIIPVEISVFEDRSFTFITKTPPAAVLLRVAAKIEKGSGEPNKKKVATVKRDAVRQIAETKMPDLNAASVEAAMKMVEGTARSMGITIED, from the coding sequence ATGGCTAAGAAAGTTATCAAGATTGTGAAACTGCAAATTCCTGCAGGTAAAGCGAATCCGGCTCCTCCAGTAGGTCCTGCATTGGGTCAAGCGGGTGTCAACATCATGGCATTCTGTAAAGAGTTCAACGCACGTACTGCTGATCAAGCTGGTCTGATCATTCCGGTTGAAATTTCGGTGTTTGAAGATCGTTCCTTTACGTTCATCACTAAAACTCCACCGGCTGCTGTTCTGCTTCGTGTGGCTGCTAAGATCGAAAAAGGATCCGGCGAGCCTAACAAGAAGAAAGTTGCTACTGTTAAGCGTGATGCTGTTCGTCAAATCGCTGAAACAAAAATGCCTGACCTGAACGCTGCATCTGTTGAAGCTGCAATGAAGATGGTAGAAGGTACTGCCCGTAGTATGGGTATCACAATCGAAGACTAA
- the nusG gene encoding transcription termination/antitermination protein NusG, translated as MEKRWYVVHTYSGYENKVKANLEKRVESMGMEDKIFRVLVPMEEEIVNKDGKKKTVMRKVYPGYVLVEMIQTDDSWYVVRNTPGVTGFVGSTGSGSKPTPLLPEEVEQILKHMGMEEPKPKIEFDIKESVRIKVGPFANFVGSVEEILAEKSKLKVHVNMFGRETPLELDYTQVEKI; from the coding sequence ATGGAAAAAAGATGGTACGTAGTTCATACCTACTCTGGGTATGAGAATAAAGTCAAAGCCAATTTGGAAAAACGTGTCGAGTCCATGGGCATGGAGGACAAAATATTCCGCGTTCTTGTTCCGATGGAAGAAGAAATCGTAAACAAAGACGGCAAGAAAAAAACCGTCATGCGTAAAGTTTACCCGGGATATGTCTTGGTCGAAATGATTCAGACCGATGATTCTTGGTATGTTGTCCGCAATACACCAGGAGTGACCGGTTTTGTTGGTTCGACAGGGTCCGGTTCTAAACCGACGCCTTTGCTTCCAGAAGAAGTAGAACAGATTCTGAAGCATATGGGCATGGAAGAGCCGAAACCGAAGATCGAATTCGACATCAAGGAATCCGTTCGTATCAAGGTTGGTCCTTTTGCGAATTTTGTGGGCTCCGTGGAAGAGATTTTGGCTGAAAAGAGCAAGTTGAAAGTTCACGTCAACATGTTTGGACGGGAAACCCCGCTGGAGTTGGATTATACTCAAGTGGAGAAGATCTAA
- the secE gene encoding preprotein translocase subunit SecE encodes MKRGFKSLFSFFSESWAELKKVRWPNRKELTNYTLIVLGTIVFVTIYFWVVDIGISAVIEAII; translated from the coding sequence GTGAAACGTGGTTTCAAGTCTCTGTTTTCCTTTTTCTCTGAAAGCTGGGCGGAACTTAAAAAAGTTCGCTGGCCCAATCGTAAAGAACTGACGAACTATACTTTAATTGTTCTCGGCACCATTGTGTTTGTCACGATTTATTTTTGGGTTGTAGACATCGGTATTTCCGCTGTGATCGAAGCGATAATTTAG
- the rpmG gene encoding 50S ribosomal protein L33, translated as MRVIITLACTSCKQRNYTTTKNKRNHPDRMEMKKFCKFCNEQTPHRETR; from the coding sequence ATGCGGGTAATTATCACTTTGGCTTGTACAAGCTGCAAACAAAGAAACTACACAACCACCAAAAACAAGCGAAATCACCCCGACCGCATGGAGATGAAGAAATTTTGCAAGTTCTGTAACGAGCAAACTCCTCATCGCGAAACCAGATAG